TTCACGTATATTCCCCCTTCATACAGTGAATTATTTTTAAAAAGACAATTGAGATACAATAAATTTCAAGAATTATTCTCGTATAGATTTACTGCTCTATAGATGTATATAGGAATAGCTTGATTAATATTATTGATTTATAGGATAAAATAATTTTGATGCAGATTCAGATATCCTCCTGAACTTCATTGAATAGTGTGATCATAAACGTTTAACTGATGAAATGTGATGCTGTATTTAATAAGACGGATTGATAGGAGCCCATGGAATAAGTAGAAGTAGTATTTATAAAAAATATACGGTACAATAAATCTATGGAATCGTACTATTTTAAGGAAAGGGGCAGCACAGTGAAAATTAAATTAGATAGGCAATATTTCAAGTATTCATTCTATGGATTTTTAACCATCGGTTTATCGATCCTCTTTTATCTAACGTTGATCAACTTAGGAAATTTCAGTCAATGGGTTTATGTTCAATCCAGTAGGATCGGCAAGGTTTTAAACTCTGTGATCATTGGAATCTCCATCGCTTATATATTGAACCCAGGAGTTCGATGGTTTGAGACCAACGTATATAATAAAAGTAAAAAAATAAAATCCATTAAAAAACTTCCAAGGGCATTGAGTATTATCAGTGTGTATTTATTTTTGTTCAGCTTAATTGCAATGGTCATCATTTTTGTCGTTCCTCAAATCGGTGGGAATATCATTGAGATCAGTCGAAGGGTTCCAGAATATCTGAATGCCACCATCGACTTTGCAGATGAGCTTATTGAAAAATGGGCAAAGGATCTTCCAAGCACCAGCAATTTAAATAATGTTGGGGAATATATCGAAGCCAATATCAATACAATATTTTCAAATACGAAGCTGGTCCTAGATTATATTTTTAATAATTTAATTATGCGTGTGATGAATATTACTTCTGGAATTTTAAACTTTGTAATGGGAATTATCATTTCCTTTTATCTCTTGGGGGATAAGGAATCCTTTAAAAAAGGAACGGAAAGAATATTAAGGGCAGTATTCAGTAAGAAGACCGTGGATCGTGTGGTTGATCTGGGGAGGGAAGCAGATACCATCTTCGGAAAGTTTGTCGTCGGCAAATTCATCGATTCCTTCATCATAGGGGTTCTTTGCTTTATCGGATTGACGATATTAAAAATAAAATATGGCTTATTAATTAGTGTTATTATTGGTATTACCAACATGAT
Above is a genomic segment from Alkaliphilus oremlandii OhILAs containing:
- a CDS encoding AI-2E family transporter, translating into MKIKLDRQYFKYSFYGFLTIGLSILFYLTLINLGNFSQWVYVQSSRIGKVLNSVIIGISIAYILNPGVRWFETNVYNKSKKIKSIKKLPRALSIISVYLFLFSLIAMVIIFVVPQIGGNIIEISRRVPEYLNATIDFADELIEKWAKDLPSTSNLNNVGEYIEANINTIFSNTKLVLDYIFNNLIMRVMNITSGILNFVMGIIISFYLLGDKESFKKGTERILRAVFSKKTVDRVVDLGREADTIFGKFVVGKFIDSFIIGVLCFIGLTILKIKYGLLISVIIGITNMIPYFGPFIGAVPAVLITLFDSPINAIWVMIFIFILQQFDGLYLGPKILGDSVGISPFWIIFSIVLGGGLYGVLGMFLGVPVVAIITTFSNRLIDWQLERKEEKEHQENIQMK